In the Candidatus Hydrogenedentota bacterium genome, one interval contains:
- a CDS encoding DUF4062 domain-containing protein → MIPNIFISSTIADLQHLREALKDTVEELAYRPVLSEFGGIGYLPQASAEDSCYLAMRDCQIAVLIVGKRYGSVSANGRSVTHNEFLTSREQTIPVVCLVDREVLTYKKVYDATEDKAQVANFPGMELPNKTFSLIQEIMDAPANNAILPFDSVADARSLLKTQLAHVFGDLLRSKFDPVKAEIKDVLSEVMTLRQEMKNKDMDPQPFLRATRFLLDDSNDQLRNFVEGINGSVEVAVPLLLQCPTFEDYLAKTLTELAIIESTEPFSRLKVSNDLTCGAAYVLDGGAAGETRLVARWNLLRGKRAEMNSAAKQDFDFKYERLRLAAGV, encoded by the coding sequence GTGATACCCAATATTTTCATCAGTTCGACAATCGCAGACCTACAACACTTGCGCGAAGCGTTAAAGGATACCGTAGAAGAGCTTGCTTATCGTCCAGTGCTCAGTGAATTTGGTGGCATCGGATATCTTCCTCAAGCATCCGCGGAGGACTCCTGTTATCTCGCAATGCGGGATTGCCAGATCGCCGTATTGATCGTGGGCAAGCGTTACGGCTCTGTCTCCGCGAACGGCCGTAGCGTAACTCACAACGAGTTTCTTACCTCTCGCGAGCAAACCATACCTGTTGTGTGCCTGGTGGATCGAGAAGTACTCACATACAAGAAGGTTTACGATGCAACTGAGGACAAGGCGCAGGTAGCAAACTTCCCCGGCATGGAATTACCGAACAAGACATTCTCGCTCATCCAAGAAATCATGGATGCCCCAGCGAACAATGCAATTCTGCCATTCGACTCTGTCGCTGACGCGAGGTCGCTACTCAAGACCCAGCTCGCACACGTGTTTGGCGACCTGCTTCGCTCAAAGTTCGACCCCGTTAAGGCGGAAATCAAAGATGTCCTCTCAGAAGTGATGACTTTGAGGCAAGAGATGAAGAATAAGGACATGGATCCGCAGCCTTTTCTCAGAGCTACGAGATTCTTGCTTGATGATTCCAATGATCAGTTGCGAAACTTCGTGGAAGGGATTAACGGAAGCGTCGAAGTCGCCGTTCCACTTCTTCTGCAATGTCCAACGTTCGAAGACTATCTTGCCAAGACCCTAACAGAGCTTGCGATAATCGAGAGTACAGAGCCATTCAGCAGGCTTAAAGTATCAAACGATTTAACCTGCGGGGCCGCATATGTTTTAGACGGAGGGGCAGCGGGGGAAACCAGGCTGGTGGCGCGTTGGAATCTACTGCGCGGCAAGCGGGCAGAAATGAACTCTGCCGCAAAACAGGATTTCGACTTCAAGTATGAGCGACTGCGGCTAGCGGCTGGAGTGTAG